The Pristiophorus japonicus isolate sPriJap1 chromosome 3, sPriJap1.hap1, whole genome shotgun sequence genome has a segment encoding these proteins:
- the gbx2 gene encoding homeobox protein GBX-2 — translation MMQRPLGTSTAFSIDSLIGTSPQPSTGHFVYTGYPMFMPYRPVVLPPPALPQPSLQHSLHAVPPPHHHHQVSNLAGSLSNGFCTSLGQGMAVTTLMATLPGTGEGSRSFPSSQHQEPARKFMQALVTLDKAEGGIRQEGEEAKAFLCKDSSALSFPVSEAVHAVIGAVTSNRGQGKDDLKVDEDPKSKDESFSMDSDLDYSSDDNITSQAVQKGEESGPGLDENSHSNTNPPNTATGKNRRRRTAFTSEQLLELEKEFHCKKYLSLTERSQIAHALKLSEVQVKIWFQNRRAKWKRVKAGNANSKSGEPSRNPKIVVPIPVHVSRFAIRSQHQQLEQPRP, via the exons ATGATGCAGCGACCACTGGGAACCAGCACCGCCTTCAGCATAGACTCCCTGATAGGAACCAGCCCTCAGCCCAGCACTGGCCATTTCGTTTACACCGGCTATCCCATGTTCATGCCCTACAGACCGGTGGTCCTACCTCCGCCAGCCCTCCCACAGCCATCTCTTCAACACAGCCTCCACGCCGTgccacctccccaccaccaccaccaagtcaGCAACCTCGCCGGCTCTCTCTCCAACGGGTTCTGCACTAGCCTGGGCCAGGGCATGGCGGTCACCACTCTAATGGCCACACTGCCGGGCACCGGGGAAGGTAGTCGGAGCTTCCCGTCTTCCCAGCACCAGGAACCGGCCAGGAAATTCATGCAGGCCCTGGTCACTCTCGACAAGGCTGAAGGTGGGATCCGGCAGGAAGGCGAGGAAGCCAAGGCGTTTCTGTGCAAAGACAGCTCGGCCCTTTCCTTCCCGGTATCTGAAGCGGTCCACGCAGTGATCG GTGCTGTCACGTCTAACAGGGGGCAAGGGAAAGACGATTTAAAAGTGGATGAAGATCCCAAAAGCAAAGATGAGAGTTTTTCAATGGACAGTGATCTCGATTACAGTTCCGATGACAACATCACATCGCAGGCGGTGCAGAAGGGAGAGGAATCCGGCCCAGGGCTGGATGAAAACAGCCACAGCAACACAAACCCACCGAACACAGCCACCGGCAAGAACCGCAGGAGGAGAACCGCCTTCACCAGCGAGCAGCTGCTGGAGTTAGAGAAGGAATTTCACTGCAAGAAATACCTGTCCCTGACCGAGAGATCCCAGATCGCACACGCCCTCAAACTGAGCGAAGTGCAGGTCAAAATCTGGTTTCAGAACAGGCGGGCGAAGTGGAAACGAGTGAAAGCGGGCAATGCAAACTCCAAATCTGGAGAACCTTCCAGGAATCCCAAGATCGTGGTGCCCATCCCAGTCCACGTCAGTAGATTTGCGATCAGAAGTCAGCATCAGCAGTTGGAGCAACCGAGACCCTAA